The Patescibacteria group bacterium genomic sequence AGGAGTCCGCATGCCTGGGCAAGCGCCGCGCCCTCCATGCGCCCATCGAACTCCTTGAGACGGTCCCTCAGGTCCGACATGAGCGAGAAACGCTCCTCGAGGTCGGCCTGGAGGTCATTGAGCGTCTCGTCCGCCTGTGCTTCCCCGCGCGTGGTCATGCCATGTTAGGATGGGCTCGTTATGGGTTCGCCGTTCCGTCTTGTCCGCGTCGACCTCGGGGCCGCCAAGGCGCGCATTCCCGTTTCCGAGTTCGGTTCGGGCACGGGAAAACGTTTCCTGGTGACCGCCGGCATGGACGGGGACGAATACGCCGGCATCGAAGCCGCCTATGCCCTGGCCCAACGCCTGGACACGGAGGAAATCCAAGGTCGCGTCACGGTGATCCCTATCGTAAACGTTCCTGGGTTCGAAAGCGAGACGAGCGCGAATCCCCTGGACGGACGGCTCCCGAAAGCGTTTTTTCCAGGAAAGGCGACAGGGACGCCGACGGAGCGACTCGTTGACTGGTTGGCCCGGACCTATGCGCTTCAGGCCGACGCGTGGCTGGATCTGCACGACGGGGCGTTCGCCGAACGGCTGCGTCCGTTCGTGTGGACCTGGGAGACGGGAGCGGCCGCGGCCGACGCGTTCACGGCCGCATGCCTTGCCAAGCTCCCTTGCGAACGGTTTGTCCGCGAGAAGGCCGCGCGCGGCTCCAAGCCGTCCCGCCTTGCCGAGGTCGGGTGCGCGTATGTCCTGTCCGAATCCGGGGAGCGGGGGAGGCGCGATCCCGAGGCGATCGCACGGCACCTCTGCGTCGCGGAGGGGATCATGGCGATCCTGGGCCTGTCGCGCACCCCGACCCCCGATCCCCGACCCCTGACGCCAAGGACCTTCAGGCGCCTGTCCTATCTTTCGGCTCCCGCGGACGGCCTCTGGCGTCCGGTCCCCCTGTCAGGGACCCTGAGAAAGGGAGACCTGCTTGGCCATGCCGTCTCCGTCGACGGAAAGGCCCGCCCGCTGCGCTCTCCGGCGACCGGCGTCCCGCTGTGGTGGAAGGAAACGATGCGCATGCGTAAGGGAGAGGTGTTGTGCGCGATCGGCGTTGAGTAGCAAAGCCGGCCCCTGCGGGCCGGCTTTGGTCCGTGTCTCATTCCGCCGTCGGCGGCGGAGGGACGTCCTCGTCCTTGCTCCCCTCGAGCACGCCGTCCTTCACCCGCTTCTCGATTTCCTTTCGGATCGCCTTCATCACCTTGGGATGCTCGCGCAGGTACGCCTTGGCGTTTTCGCGGCCGAGGCCCAGCTTCTCCTCGCCGAAGGCGTAGCTGTTGCCGCTTTTCTGCACCGCGCCGCAAGGGACGCCCAGGTCGAGCAGGTCGCCGGCGATGGAGATCCCTTCGTTGTACATGATGTCGAACTCGCAGGTGCGGAACGGGGGAGCCACCTTGTTCTTCACGATCTTCACCTTGGTGCGGTTGCCGATGATCTTCTCCGCCTGCTTGATCTGCGCGCTGCGGCGGATCTCGACGCGCACGGAGGCGTAGAACTTGAGCGCGTTGCCGCCGGTGGTGGTCTCCGGGTTGCCGAACATCACCCCGATCTTCATGCGGATCTGGTTGATGAAGATCACGGTGGTCTTGGACTTGCTGATGATGCCGGCGAGCTTGCGCAAGGCCTGGCTCATGAGCCGGGCCTGGAGGCCCATGTGGGAGTCGCCCATGTCACCCTCGATTTCCGCCTTCGGGGTGAGCGCGGCCACGGAGTCGATCACGATCACGTCCACGGCGTTGCTTCGCACCAAGGTCTCCACGATCTCGAGCGCCTGCTCGCCGTTGTCCGGCTGGGAGATGAACAGGTCGTCGATGTTCACGCCGATCTTCTGCGCGTACTCCGGGTCGAGCGCGTGTTCGGCGTCCACGTAGGCCGCGAGCCCGCCGATCTTCTGCACCTCGGCGACGATGTGCTGGGCGAGCGTGGTCTTGCCCGAGGACTCCGGCCCGTAGATCTCGATGATGCGCC encodes the following:
- the recA gene encoding recombinase RecA is translated as MAKHITEDVSADARSKAAMEAVSQIKQKFGEGSIMRLGEAKTMEVEAVSTGCLSLDLALGVGGVPRGRIIEIYGPESSGKTTLAQHIVAEVQKIGGLAAYVDAEHALDPEYAQKIGVNIDDLFISQPDNGEQALEIVETLVRSNAVDVIVIDSVAALTPKAEIEGDMGDSHMGLQARLMSQALRKLAGIISKSKTTVIFINQIRMKIGVMFGNPETTTGGNALKFYASVRVEIRRSAQIKQAEKIIGNRTKVKIVKNKVAPPFRTCEFDIMYNEGISIAGDLLDLGVPCGAVQKSGNSYAFGEEKLGLGRENAKAYLREHPKVMKAIRKEIEKRVKDGVLEGSKDEDVPPPPTAE